In a genomic window of Gossypium arboreum isolate Shixiya-1 chromosome 9, ASM2569848v2, whole genome shotgun sequence:
- the LOC108456334 gene encoding uncharacterized protein LOC108456334: MGNCLFGILGEAEPEGLIRVITSDSGVMEFSAPISARNIIDEFPGHAIFRSHDPSCKPLFHHQELLAGKSYYLLPFNSKESSHGNGDQVVRQGHLRSNSNPSSVIVPYRISCDLQGTLKRSHTDIFSRYNNSDHGFWKVKLAISQEQLSDILSQETRTQELIESVRTVAKCGNGVSTSVGFSDQWSLSSSRNASSHKDGLLFQL; encoded by the coding sequence ATGGGGAACTGCCTGTTCGGGATCTTGGGAGAAGCTGAGCCTGAGGGACTGATCAGAGTCATAACTTCCGACAGCGGAGTTATGGAGTTTTCAGCTCCAATATCAGCACGAAATATCATAGATGAATTCCCAGGGCATGCTATTTTCCGAAGCCATGATCCGTCCTGTAAACCACTCTTTCACCATCAGGAGCTTCTGGCTGGAAAGTCATACTATCTACTTCCATTCAACAGCAAAGAAAGCAGTCACGGTAATGGCGACCAGGTTGTCCGACAAGGCCATCTCCGGTCGAACAGCAACCCGTCGTCTGTCATAGTTCCTTACAGGATATCATGTGATCTCCAGGGGACTTTAAAGAGATCCCATACTGATATTTTCTCCAGGTACAACAACAGCGACCATGGATTTTGGAAAGTTAAGCTGGCGATCAGCCAGGAACAGCTGTCGGACATTTTGTCGCAAGAAACTCGAACTCAAGAACTGATCGAGAGTGTTAGAACGGTCGCCAAATGTGGAAATGGGGTGTCAACATCTGTTGGGTTCTCAGATCAATGGAGTCTGTCGAGCAGTAGGAATGCTTCCTCTCACAAAGACGGCTTATTGTTTCAATTGTGA
- the LOC108456714 gene encoding ubiquitin carboxyl-terminal hydrolase 9-like, which produces MTIQDSGFMMEDGVSCLPCTPEEQKKIVIDLRNESERNLKEGNLYFVISSRWFRKWERYVGIDADANLIGNQSSDSWHMNVTSSMVAEMPGAIDNSDIVQNGSDCNCKENEIQLRRNLMEGQDYVLVPQRVWVKLHEWYKGGPALPRKMILQGVYHRTFDVEVYPLRLKLIDSRDESQSVIWLSRKASLSELFQRVCALRGIEQNKARIWDYFNKRKHTQLSASNRSLEESNLQMDQDILLEEVDGHHSSRFGMDSTGNELALVSMEPSRSSFTIAGGPTLSNGHSSGYKSNQYPGSSLSSGLKDTDDGFDAYNTVRKGEKRGLAGLQNLGNTCFMNSALQCLVHTPPLVEYFLKNYSDEINTENPLGMHGELALAFGELLRKLWSSGQTAVAPRVFKGKLARFAPQFSGYNQHDSQELLAFLLDGLHEDLNRVKKKPYIELKDADGRPDEEVAAESWKNHKARNDSVIVDVCQGQYKSTLVCPVCNKISITFDPFMYLSLPLPSTITRTMTVTVFYGDGSGLPMPYTVSVLKNGFCKDLLLALRTACCLKTDENLLLAEVYENKIYRYLEMPLEPLASIKDDEHIVAFRIQKKGMEKTKLVIFHRWQEKSTTDYLKSGKELFGTPLITYLGEDQPSGADIETAVSKVLSPFKRMHSSAKAHIGKGSDFLSDGLDELCSSSDAQSIENAEFEGALSMDLSLRLLLTDDRVMNFKSFKKDTLFEPGKILSVVMDWTDKEQGLYDASYLKDIPEVHKAGFAAKKTRQEAISLSSCLDAFLVEEPLGPDDMWYCPRCKEHRQAVKKLDLWMLPEIIVFHLKRFTYGRYLKNKIDTFVNFPIHNLDLSKYVKNKDGQSYVYELYAISNHYGGLGGGHYTAYAKLIDENRWYHFDDSHVSPVNESDIKTSAAYLLFYKRVNESKMEIGESSYSHSTS; this is translated from the exons ATGACGATTCAAGATTCCGGATTCATGATGGAGGACGGGGTTAGTTGCTTGCCGTGCACGCCCGAAGAACAGAAAAAGATCGTTATTGATTTAAGAAACGAATCCGAGCGTAATTTGAAAGAAGGCAACTTGTATTTCGTTATTTCCAGCAG GTGGTTTCGAAAGTGGGAGAGGTATGTTGGGATAGACGCTGATGCAAATCTGATTGGGAACCAATCTTCTGATTCTTGGCATATGAATGTGACTTCTTCGATGGTGGCAGAAATGCCCGGTGCCATTGATAACTCCGATATTGTTCAAAATGGGAGTGATTGCAATTGCAAGGAGAATGAGATACAGCTTCGCAGAAATTTGATGGAAGGCCAGGATTATGTTTTGGTGCCTCAAAGAGTTTGGGTAAAGCTTCATGAATG gtATAAAGGTGGGCCAGCATTGCCACGAAAGATGATTTTGCAGGGTGTCTATCACAGAACTTTTGATGTGGAGGTTTACCCACTTCGTCTTAAGTTGATAGATTCCAGGGATGAAAGCCAGTCAGTTATATGGTTAAGCAGAAAG GCTTCTCTATCTGAGCTTTTCCAGAGGGTTTGTGCGCTTAGAGGAATAGAGCAGAATAAG GCTCGTATTTGGGATTACTTCAACAAGAGAAAGCACACACAGTTGTCTGCTTCAAACAGAAGCCTTGAGGAATCAAACTTGCAGATGGATCAAGAT ATTCTTTTGGAGGAAGTTGATGGACATCATTCTTCAAGATTTGGGATGGATTCTACAGGAAATGAACTAGCTTTGGTTTCCATGGAACCTTCAAGGTCATCCTTTACAATTGCTGGAGGGCCAACTTTGTCTAATGGTCACTCCTCTGGTTACAAATCAAATCAGTATCCAGGAAGTTCCTTAAGCTCAGGATTGAAAGATACAGATGATGGTTTTGATGCCTATAACACTGTTAGAAAAGGAGAGAAGAGGGGTTTGGCTGGGTTGCAGAACCTAGGAAATACTTGTTTTATGAATAGTGCTCTTCAATGTTTAGTGCACACGCCGCCACTTGTTgagtattttttgaaaaattacagtGATGAGatcaacacagaaaatcctttgGGAATGCAT GGGGAGCTTGCACTTGCCTTTGGTGAGCTATTACGAAAATTATGGTCCTCTGGGCAAACTGCAGTTGCTCCACGTGTATTTAAGGGAAAACTTGCTCGGTTTGCACCCCAGTTTAGTGGTTATAACCAGCATGATTCTcaa GAACTTTTGGCCTTCTTACTGGATGGGTTGCATGAAGACTTGAATCgggtaaaaaaaaaaccttatatTGAATTGAAGGATGCAGACGGTCGTCCTGATGAGGAAGTTGCAGCTGAGTCTTGGAAAAATCACAAGGCCCGGAATGACTCCGTGATTGTAGATGTTTGTCAA GGTCAATATAAGTCAACGCTGGTTTGTCCAGTTTGCAACAAAATTTCAATTACTTTTGACCCCTTCATGTATTTGTCATTGCCACTACCTTCAACTATCACTAGGACAATGACAGTGACAGTGTTTTATGGTGACGGAAGTGGTCTCCCGATGCCATATACTGTCTCTGTGCTCAAAAATGGTTTCTGCAAAGATCTCCTTCTGGCTTTGCGTACTGCATGTTGCTTGAAGACTGACGAGAACCTTCTGCTTGCAGAG GTCTATGAAAACAAGATTTACCGGTATTTGGAGATGCCCTTGGAGCCATTGGCTTCAATAAAGGATGATGAGCATATTGTGGCCTTCCGAATTCAGAAGAAGGGGATGGAGAAAACTAAGCTAGTAATTTTTCATCGATGGCAGGAAAA ATCCACAACAGATTATCTTAAAAGTGGAAAAGAGCTTTTTGGAACTCCATTGATAACTTATTTGGGAGAAGACCAACCAAGTGGAGCTGATATTGAAACTGCTGTATCTAAAGTATTGTCACCTTTCAAAAGAATGCATTCTTCAGCTAAGGCTCATATTGGCAAAGGGAGTGACTTCCTCTCAGATGGTCTGGATGAACTATGCAGCAGTTCTGATGCTCAGTCAATTGAAAATGCAGAGTTTGAGGGTGCATTGAGCATGGACTTATCACTCCGGCTCCTTTTGACAGATGACAGGGTTATGAACTTCAAGTCTTTTAAGAAGGATACCCTCTTTGAACCTGGGAAAATCTTAAGTGTTGTGATGGATTGGACTGACAAAGAACAGGGCCTATATGATGCCAGCTACTTGAAGGACATCCCTGAAGTTCATAAAGCAGGGTTTGCTGCTAAGAAGACCCGGCAGGAAGCCATCTCTCTATCTTCATGTTTGGATGCTTTCTTGGTGGAAGAACCACTAGGGCCTGATGACATGTG GTATTGTCCACGTTGCAAGGAACATAGGCAAGCTGTAAAGAAGCTAGACTTGTGGATGCTACCAGAGATTATTGTTTTCCACTTGAAACGATTCACTTATGGCCGATACCTAAAGAACAAAATTGATACTTTTGTGAATTTCCCAATTCACAATCTTGATCTGAGCAAATATGTCAAGAACAAAGATGGGCAGTCTTATGTATATGAGCTATATGCCATCAGCAACCATTATGGTGGTCTAGGTGGCGGGCACTACACTGCATATGCTAAG TTGATTGATGAGAATAGGTGGTATCATTTTGATGATAGTCATGTTTCTCCCGTCAACGAATCTGACATCAAGACTTCAGCCGCTTATCTGTTGTTCTACAAGAGAGTGAATGAATCAAAGATGGAGATAGGGGAGTCATCATATAGTCATTCCACCTCTTAA
- the LOC108456715 gene encoding granule-bound starch synthase 1, chloroplastic/amyloplastic-like: protein MATVTASHFVSRTSHGAETKANLSQTGLRNQSMTHNGLRFLNKVDRLQMRTNAKAVARNAVKDEHPTANDKLSGKIICGTGMNIIFVGAEVGPWSKTGGLGDVLGGLPPAMAAKGHRVMTVSARYDQYKDAWDTCVTVDLKVGEEILTVRFFHCYKRGVDRIFVDHPVFLEKVWGKTGSKIYGPRAGLDYKDNQLRFSLLCLAALEAPRVLNLNSSKYFSGPYGENVVFVANDWHTALLPCYLKSMYQSRGIYMSAKVAFCIHNIAYQGRFAFEDYSLLNLPDQFKSSFDFMDGYDKPVKGRKINWMKAGILESHRVLTVSPYYAQELVSGEDKGVELDHIIRKTGITGIVNGMDVQEWNPTTDKYISVKYDATTVTYAKRLLKVALQAELGLPCDENVPLIGFIGRLEEQKGSDILTAAIPKFIGQNCQIVVLGTGKTAMEKQIQQLETLYPGKAIGVAKFNVPLAHMIFAGADYLLVPSRFEPCGLIQLQAMRYGTIPIVASTGGLVDTVKEGFTGFQMGAFNVECDTVDPRDVDKVAKGVIRALATYGTGAMREMIQNCMAQDLSWKGPSTLWEKILLSLEVAGSEPGIEGEEIAPLAKENIATP from the exons ATGGCAACAGTGACAGCTTCACACTTTGTTTCGAGGACTTCCCATGGAGCTGAAACTAAGGCCAATCTGAGTCAGACAGGGTTGAGGAATCAATCCATGACTCACAATGGGTTGAGGTTTTTAAACAAGGTAGATAGGTTGCAGATGAGGACCAATGCAAAGGCTGTTGCTAGGAACGCAGTGAAAGATGAACACCCAACTGCAAATGACAAGCTTTCTGGGAAAATTATATGTGGAACAGGGATGAATATTATCTTTGTGGGAGCTGAGGTTGGTCCATGGAGCAAAACTGGTGGACTTGGTGATGTTCTTGGCGGACTTCCTCCTGCAATGGCG GCCAAAGGACATCGTGTTATGACAGTGTCTGCTCGGTACGACCAGTACAAGGATGCATGGGACACTTGTGTCACAGTTGAT CTAAAAGTTGGGGAAGAGATTTTGACTGTCCGGTTCTTCCACTGTTACAAACGTGGAGTTGATCGTATTTTTGTTGATCACCCTGTGTTCCTCGAGAAG GTATGGGGCAAAACAGGATCCAAAATCTATGGCCCTAGAGCAGGTCTGGACTACAAGGATAATCAATTGCGATTTAGCTTGTTATGTCTG GCTGCTTTGGAGGCACCAAGAGTTCTGAATTTAAATAGCAGCAAATATTTCTCAGGACCATACG GAGAAAACGTTGTCTTCGTTGCCAATGATTGGCACACTGCTCTTCTTCCGTGCTATTTGAAAAGCATGTATCAATCAAGGGGAATCTATATGAGTGCCAAG GTTGCTTTTTGCATCCACAATATAGCCTATCAAGGGAGATTTGCCTTTGAAGATTACTCACTTCTCAATTTGCCTGATCAATTCAAGAGTTCATTTGACTTCATGGATGG GTATGATAAGCCTGTCAAGGGAAGGAAAATCAATTGGATGAAGGCTGGAATTTTGGAATCACACAGGGTATTGACTGTAAGTCCATACTATGCCCAGGAGCTTGTTTCCGGTGAAGATAAAGGTGTTGAACTCGATCACATCATTCGTAAAACCGGCATCACTGGAATTGTGAATGGCATGGATGTTCAAGAATGGAACCCTACCACTGACAAATACATCAGTGTCAAATATGATGCAACAACT GTAACGTATGCAAAGCGATTATTAAAGGTAGCTCTTCAAGCAGAACTTGGGTTGCCTTGTGATGAGAATGTTCCATTGATTGGGTTCATCGGTAGGCTAGAAGAGCAGAAAGGTTCAGACATCTTGACAGCAGCTATTCCAAAATTCATTGGACAGAATTGTCAGATTGTTGTCCTT GGAACTGGTAAAACGGCCATGGAGAAGCAGATTCAACAGCTAGAGACCCTATATCCTGGAAAAGCTATAGGAGTAGCCAAATTCAATGTCCCATTGGCCCATATGATTTTTGCGGGTGCTGATTACCTTTTGGTTCCTAGTAGATTTGAACCATGTGGTCTCATTCAGCTGCAAGCTATGCGATATGGAACT ATACCAATAGTGGCATCTACTGGTGGACTAGTTGACACAGTCAAGGAAGGATTCACAGGGTTCCAAATGGGAGCCTTCAATGTTGAA tgtGATACAGTGGATCCAAGAGATGTAGATAAGGTGGCTAAAGGTGTCATTAGAGCTCTTGCAACGTATGGCACTGGAGCCATGAGAGAAATGATCCAGAATTGTATGGCACAAGATCTTTCATGGAAG GGACCATCAACGCTGTGGGAGAAAATATTGTTGAGCTTAGAGGTTGCTGGGAGTGAACCGGGTATTGAAGGAGAGGAGATTGCTCCACTAGCCAAGGAAAACATTGCCACTCCCTGA